A genomic window from Prunus persica cultivar Lovell chromosome G2, Prunus_persica_NCBIv2, whole genome shotgun sequence includes:
- the LOC18784912 gene encoding uncharacterized protein LOC18784912 isoform X1, protein MSNRNPKSPYDSLMTQDQLIDSLTSHVSLYHSHSNTSDLKPNPNPRSAILKWFSSLTVHQRQAHLTAVDSKFVRILIQMLGKLRTNSHGFFIILPDLPSGDLPTLCFKRSSGLLSRVSESNELERRIFESTRLFASREGEKIEECSCSVKDLDTVSVSEGLVENVDRFVAVMDEISNGDFLRGEESDLGLDWVEFNWLKDKGYYSMEAFVANRLEVALRLAWLSCSNGKKRGVKLKEKMSAAGLAANVYWRKKGCVDSWGNLDLATRRNILTSVLGKSAKPLILEILKGTSSEVGDEMWLFNTGVEQPLRYNHNVSMRKTVPKLVADTEFGSSIIPASLSGESASLVGAFNNLILLQDIVMMISLCRHSEYDKGKLFYSTLSSISTISDFILRKVRGFLMVILLDCTKLELLAEGDKSLPKKSKAKPSACSRKSKGRTRNMKRPSPGRSLCADDFLCEKSLKDLNCTLAHKEKVDLVESKKMHGIHQETETFKEASSSKDEMDRAQALVVAKAHTAARKGRKDKGKNKITGCKNAVDVRKFESSVMEASSSSVIPEDYTAKCDPVSGDSAFQNITDCSAGCNILVTNSMPPDSANGSTKDEDATQSIQENYVIGSSASFCHRISEEYQSSDNITEIQIKSTGSETGNCEIVGNVIPSVPVVDDNAFSHKDIDFQNTRVGKSDVKDVSPDKAVRAADIKKEAILFQDQEHGNPICDTGASSSFECLPYEWPGVACAYFPPVNSHLPPATDRLHLDVGHNWQNHFRQSFLPTIHQARSCPIQGGCNPVLTRPLPMSLDWPPMVRRARGLALSRTCNYDSGFFSKKQCSFPQGFSTQNVQINTTMDIERRYSWDCTDLPDPIRAHELADEYDSHWISEDEVEVQAFSGVDYNQYFGGGVMYWNPSDHPGTVFSRPPSLSSDDSSWAWREADMNRAVDDMVAFSSSYSTNGLTSPTASFCSPFDPLGSGNQALGYVMPGNEVPGKVLHSSSTMTDTAADEESSGSLADVSGDVEGKIGDSLPYPILRPIIIPNISRERSREFKRSYDRKSPCVPPTRREQPRIKRPPSPVVLSVPRAPRPPPPSPVSDARKHRGFPTVRSGSSSPRHWGMRGWFHDGANLEEACLRMDGAEVVWPLRSNNISGRPLIQPLPAPLLQDRLIAISQLARDQEHPDVAFPLQPPELHNCPMRKASLSLMHSLVHDDIDFFCKQVAAENMARKSYINWAVKRVTRSLQVLWPRSRTNIFGSTATGLSLPTSDVDLVVCLPPVRNLEPIKEAGILEGRNGIKETCLQHAARYLVNQDWVKNDSLKTVENTAIPIIMLVVEVPRDLIASSASNVQSPKEEPPHMSGEQGSHVNSSVVVLEESALPKCSQINYDVTKDSVSVRIDISFKSPSHTGLQTTELVKDLTEQFPAAAPLALVLKQFLADRSLDQSYSGGLSSYCLVLLIIRFLQHEYHLSRPINQNFGNLLMNFLYFFGNVFDPRQMRISVQGSGVYIKRERGCSIDPIHIDDPLFPTNNVGRNCFRIHQCIKAFSEAYSILENELASLPSGDGDLCSRPSYRMLSKIIPSIDLS, encoded by the exons atgtcgAATCGAAACCCTAAATCCCCTTACGATTCGCTCATGACTCAGGACCAACTCATTGACTCGCTCACCTCCCACGTCTCTCTCTACCATTCTCACTCCAATACCTCAGACCTCAaaccaaaccctaaccctaggtCCGCAATTCTCAAATGGTTCTCATCTCTAACCGTCCACCAGCGCCAAGCTCACCTCACCGCTGTGGATTCGAAGTTCGTACGGATCCTCATCCAAATGCTCGGCAAGCTCCGCACCAATAGCCATggcttcttcatcatcctccCTGACCTCCCCTCAGGTGACCTCCCCACCCTATGTTTTAAAAGGTCGAGTGGGCTTCTGTCTCGGGTTTCCGAGTCGAACGAGCTGGAGAGGAGGATATTCGAGTCGACTCGGTTGTTTGCGTcgagagaaggagagaagaTTGAGGAATGCTCGTGTTCAGTGAAGGATCTTGATACAGTGTCGGTGAGCGAGGGTTTGGTTGAGAATGTGGATAGGTTTGTGGCGGTGATGGATGAAATATCAAATGGGGACTTCTTGAGAGGTGAAGAGAGTGACTTGGGATTGGATTGGGTCGAATTCAATTGGTTGAAGGACAAAGGGTATTACAGTATGGAAGCATTTGTGGCGAACCGGCTGGAGGTGGCTTTGAGGCTGGCGTGGCTGAGTTGTAGTAATGGGAAGAAACGAGGGGTGAAGCTGAAAGAAAAGATGAGTGCTGCGGGCTTGGCGGCCAATGTGTATTGGAGGAAGAAAGGGTGTGTGGACTCGTGGGGAAATTTGGACTTAGCAACAAGGAGGAATATATTGACTTCGGTGTTGGGAAAATCAGCGAAACCTTTG atTCTTGAGATTCTGAAGGGGACAAGTAGTGAGGTGGGGGATGAAATGTGGCTCTTCAATACAGGAGTAGAACAGCCATTGAGGTACAACCATAATGTATCTATGCGAAAGACTGTTCCAAAACTTGTGGCTGACACTGAATTTGGGTCAAGCATTATCCCTGCTTCTCTTTCTGGGGAATCTGCTTCCCTAGTCGGTGCCTTTAATAATCTCattttgcttcaggatatagTAATGATGATATCCTTATGTCGCCATAGTGAATATGATAAAGGGAAACTCTTCTATAGCACGTTGAGTTCAATTTCTACCATTTCTGATTTTATACTAAGAAAAGTACGTGGATTTCTTATGGTTATTTTGCTTGACTGCACAAAACTGGAACTTTTAGCAGAGGGTGACAAATCCTTACCTAAGAAATCAAAGGCAAAGCCTAGTGCTTGTAGCCGAAAAAGTAAGGGGAGGACCCGCAATATGAAAAGGCCAAGTCCTGGTCGTAGCCTGTGTGCAGATGATTTTTTGTGTGAAAAGTCTCTCAAG GATCTTAATTGTACATTGGCTCATAAAGAGAAGGTAGATTTGGTGGAGTCCAAGAAGATGCATGGTATACATCAGGAGACCGAGACTTTCAAAGAGGCATCATCATCGAAAGATGAAATG GATCGTGCACAAGCACTGGTTGTTGCAAAAGCTCATACTGCTGCAAGGAAGGGTAGgaaagataaaggaaaaaacaaaataactgGTTGTAAGAATGCCGTTGATGTgagaaaatttgaaagttCAGTCATGgaagcttcttcttcctctgtcATTCCTGAAGATTACACTGCAAAGTGCGATCCCGTTTCTGGTGATTCAGCCTTCCAGAACATCACAGATTGTTCAGCTGGTTGTAACATCCTTGTGACAAATTCGATGCCTCCTGATTCTGCAAATGGGTCGACTAAGGATGAGGATGCCACCCAAAGCATTCAAGAAAATTATGTTATTGGTTCTAGTGCAAGTTTCTGCCATAGAATTTCAGAAGAATACCAGTCATCAGACAATATTactgaaattcaaattaaatccACGGGATCAGAAACTGGAAATTGTGAAATAGTTGGAAATGTAATACCTTCTGTGCCTGTGGTGGATGATAATGCTTTCAGCCATAAGGATATTGACTTTCAGAACACACGTGTTGGTAAATCTGATGTAAAAGACGTCTCGCCAGACAAAGCAGTAAGAGCTGCTGATATTAAAAAGGAAGCTATTCTGTTTCAGGACCAAGAGCATGGAAATCCTATATGTGATACTGGAGCTTCAAGTTCTTTCGAATGCCTTCCATATGAGTGGCCTGGTGTAGCTTGTGCCTATTTTCCACCTGTCAACTCACATCTCCCACCTGCCACTGATCGATTGCATCTGGATGTTGGTCATAACTGGCAGAATCACTTTCGCCAGTCTTTTCTACCCACGATACATCAGGCGAGAAGTTGTCCAATTCAAGGTGGGTGTAATCCAGTTCTGACTCGACCATTGCCAATGAGTTTAGATTGGCCTCCAATGGTTCGAAGGGCTCGCGGATTGGCTCTGTCCCGGACCTGTAATTATGATTCTGGATTCTTCTCAAAGAAGCAGTGTAGTTTTCCGCAGGGTTTTTCCACCCAGAATGTCCAGATTAATACAACAATGGACATCGAAAGGAGGTATTCTTGGGATTGCACAGACCTGCCTGATCCAATAAGGGCACATGAACTAGCAGATGAATATGACAGCCACTGGATATCAGAGGATGAAGTTGAGGTGCAAGCATTTTCTGGGGTAGACTATAATCAATACTTCGGTGGTGGTGTGATGTACTGGAATCCTTCTGACCATCCAGGGACGGTTTTCTCTCGCCCTCCTTCCCTTAGTTCTGATGATAGCTCATGGGCTTGGCGTGAAGCTGACATGAACAGGGCTGTCGATGATATGGttgcattttcttcttcatatagTACAAATGGTTTGACTTCACCTACTGCTTCTTTTTGTTCTCCTTTTGATCCTTTGGGATCAGGAAACCAAGCTCTTGGCTATGTTATGCCGGGGAATGAAGTACCAGGCAAGGTGCTACATTCCTCATCAACAATGACAGACACAGCAGCAGATGAGGAATCATCTGGATCTTTGGCTGATGTAAGTGGTGATGTCGAAGGGAAGATAGGAGATTCACTTCCTTATCCCATTTTGCGGCCAATCATCATTCCAAACATTTCAAGAGAAAGGTCAAGAGAGTTTAAGCGTAGTTATGATCGTAAAAGCCCATGTGTTCCTCCTACTAGGCGAGAGCAACCTCGGATAAAGCGGCCGCCATCACCCGTGGTGCTTTCTGTTCCACGTGCTCCCCGACCACCTCCACCCTCTCCTGTGAGTGATGCCAGGAAACACAGGGGCTTTCCAACTGTTCGATCTGGTAGCTCCAGCCCAAGGCACTGGGGTATGAGAGGATGGTTCCATGATGGAGCTAACTTGGAGGAAGCTTGTTTGCGCATGGATGGTGCTGAAGTTGTTTGGCCATTAAGAAGTAATAATATTTCTGGCCGCCCGTTGATTCAGCCTCTTCCTGCACCTTTGTTGCAGGATCGACTGATTGCTATTTCTCAACTAGCTCGTGATCAGGAACAT CCAGATGTTGCATTCCCCCTACAACCGCCTGAGTTGCATAACTGTCCTATGAGGAAGGCATCTCTTTCTTTGATGCACAGCCTTGTCCACGATGATATTGATTTTTTCTGCAAGCAG GTTGCTGCAGAGAATATGGCTAGGAAGTCCTACATCAATTGGGCTGTCAAGCGGGTTACAAGGTCTCTCCAGGTGCTTTGGCCCAGGTCCAGGACAAACATATTTGGTTCAACTGCAACTGGTTTGTCACTTCCAACAAGTGATGTGGACCTTGTGGTTTGTCTGCCTCCTGTGAGGAACCTG GAACCCATTAAAGAAGCTGGGATATTGGAGGGCCGTAATGGTATTAAAGAAACATGCCTTCAG CATGCCGCCAGGTATCTCGTCAATCAGGACTGGGTAAAAAATGATTCGCTCAAGACTGTGGAAAATACAGCT ATACCTATAATAATGCTTGTGGTGGAAGTTCCCCGTGATCTCATTGCCTCTTCTGCCTCCAATGTCCAATCCCCAAAAGAAGAGCCACCTCACATGTCGGGCGAGCAAGGCAGTCATGTGAATTCTAGTGTGGTTGTTTTAGAAGAATCTGCACTGCCTAAATGTTCACAGATAAATTATGATGTTACAAAGGATTCAGTATCAGTTCGTATTGACATCAGTTTCAAATCTCCGTCTCATACAGGACTCCAAACTACAGAgctg GTTAAGGATCTAACAGAGCAGTTTCCAGCTGCTGCACCTCTTGCTTTGGTACTGAAACAGTTCTTGGCAGATCGTAGCCTGGATCAGTCTTACTCTGGTGGCTTGAGTTCCTATTGTTTG GTATTACTGATTATACGTTTTCTCCAGCACGAGTATCATCTTAGCCGACCTATCAACCAA AACTTTGGAAACCTTCtgatgaattttctttatttttttgg GAATGTGTTTGATCCTCGCCAAATGCGTATATCAGTACAAGGAAGCGGTGTTTATATTAAGAGGGAAAGAGGTTGCAG CATTGACCCAATACACATTGATGATCCTCTTTTCCCAACTAATAATGTGGGGCGCAATTGCTTCCGGATACATCAGTGTATCAAG GCATTTTCAGAAGCATATTCTATTTTGGAGAATGAGCTTGCTTCTCTTCCCAGTGGTGATGGTGATTTATGTTCAAGGCCCTCATATAGAATGCTTTCTAAAATCATCCCGAGTATTGATCTATCATAG
- the LOC18784912 gene encoding uncharacterized protein LOC18784912 isoform X3 produces the protein MWLFNTGVEQPLRYNHNVSMRKTVPKLVADTEFGSSIIPASLSGESASLVGAFNNLILLQDIVMMISLCRHSEYDKGKLFYSTLSSISTISDFILRKVRGFLMVILLDCTKLELLAEGDKSLPKKSKAKPSACSRKSKGRTRNMKRPSPGRSLCADDFLCEKSLKDLNCTLAHKEKVDLVESKKMHGIHQETETFKEASSSKDEMDRAQALVVAKAHTAARKGRKDKGKNKITGCKNAVDVRKFESSVMEASSSSVIPEDYTAKCDPVSGDSAFQNITDCSAGCNILVTNSMPPDSANGSTKDEDATQSIQENYVIGSSASFCHRISEEYQSSDNITEIQIKSTGSETGNCEIVGNVIPSVPVVDDNAFSHKDIDFQNTRVGKSDVKDVSPDKAVRAADIKKEAILFQDQEHGNPICDTGASSSFECLPYEWPGVACAYFPPVNSHLPPATDRLHLDVGHNWQNHFRQSFLPTIHQARSCPIQGGCNPVLTRPLPMSLDWPPMVRRARGLALSRTCNYDSGFFSKKQCSFPQGFSTQNVQINTTMDIERRYSWDCTDLPDPIRAHELADEYDSHWISEDEVEVQAFSGVDYNQYFGGGVMYWNPSDHPGTVFSRPPSLSSDDSSWAWREADMNRAVDDMVAFSSSYSTNGLTSPTASFCSPFDPLGSGNQALGYVMPGNEVPGKVLHSSSTMTDTAADEESSGSLADVSGDVEGKIGDSLPYPILRPIIIPNISRERSREFKRSYDRKSPCVPPTRREQPRIKRPPSPVVLSVPRAPRPPPPSPVSDARKHRGFPTVRSGSSSPRHWGMRGWFHDGANLEEACLRMDGAEVVWPLRSNNISGRPLIQPLPAPLLQDRLIAISQLARDQEHPDVAFPLQPPELHNCPMRKASLSLMHSLVHDDIDFFCKQVAAENMARKSYINWAVKRVTRSLQVLWPRSRTNIFGSTATGLSLPTSDVDLVVCLPPVRNLEPIKEAGILEGRNGIKETCLQHAARYLVNQDWVKNDSLKTVENTAIPIIMLVVEVPRDLIASSASNVQSPKEEPPHMSGEQGSHVNSSVVVLEESALPKCSQINYDVTKDSVSVRIDISFKSPSHTGLQTTELVKDLTEQFPAAAPLALVLKQFLADRSLDQSYSGGLSSYCLVLLIIRFLQHEYHLSRPINQNFGNLLMNFLYFFGNVFDPRQMRISVQGSGVYIKRERGCSIDPIHIDDPLFPTNNVGRNCFRIHQCIKAFSEAYSILENELASLPSGDGDLCSRPSYRMLSKIIPSIDLS, from the exons ATGTGGCTCTTCAATACAGGAGTAGAACAGCCATTGAGGTACAACCATAATGTATCTATGCGAAAGACTGTTCCAAAACTTGTGGCTGACACTGAATTTGGGTCAAGCATTATCCCTGCTTCTCTTTCTGGGGAATCTGCTTCCCTAGTCGGTGCCTTTAATAATCTCattttgcttcaggatatagTAATGATGATATCCTTATGTCGCCATAGTGAATATGATAAAGGGAAACTCTTCTATAGCACGTTGAGTTCAATTTCTACCATTTCTGATTTTATACTAAGAAAAGTACGTGGATTTCTTATGGTTATTTTGCTTGACTGCACAAAACTGGAACTTTTAGCAGAGGGTGACAAATCCTTACCTAAGAAATCAAAGGCAAAGCCTAGTGCTTGTAGCCGAAAAAGTAAGGGGAGGACCCGCAATATGAAAAGGCCAAGTCCTGGTCGTAGCCTGTGTGCAGATGATTTTTTGTGTGAAAAGTCTCTCAAG GATCTTAATTGTACATTGGCTCATAAAGAGAAGGTAGATTTGGTGGAGTCCAAGAAGATGCATGGTATACATCAGGAGACCGAGACTTTCAAAGAGGCATCATCATCGAAAGATGAAATG GATCGTGCACAAGCACTGGTTGTTGCAAAAGCTCATACTGCTGCAAGGAAGGGTAGgaaagataaaggaaaaaacaaaataactgGTTGTAAGAATGCCGTTGATGTgagaaaatttgaaagttCAGTCATGgaagcttcttcttcctctgtcATTCCTGAAGATTACACTGCAAAGTGCGATCCCGTTTCTGGTGATTCAGCCTTCCAGAACATCACAGATTGTTCAGCTGGTTGTAACATCCTTGTGACAAATTCGATGCCTCCTGATTCTGCAAATGGGTCGACTAAGGATGAGGATGCCACCCAAAGCATTCAAGAAAATTATGTTATTGGTTCTAGTGCAAGTTTCTGCCATAGAATTTCAGAAGAATACCAGTCATCAGACAATATTactgaaattcaaattaaatccACGGGATCAGAAACTGGAAATTGTGAAATAGTTGGAAATGTAATACCTTCTGTGCCTGTGGTGGATGATAATGCTTTCAGCCATAAGGATATTGACTTTCAGAACACACGTGTTGGTAAATCTGATGTAAAAGACGTCTCGCCAGACAAAGCAGTAAGAGCTGCTGATATTAAAAAGGAAGCTATTCTGTTTCAGGACCAAGAGCATGGAAATCCTATATGTGATACTGGAGCTTCAAGTTCTTTCGAATGCCTTCCATATGAGTGGCCTGGTGTAGCTTGTGCCTATTTTCCACCTGTCAACTCACATCTCCCACCTGCCACTGATCGATTGCATCTGGATGTTGGTCATAACTGGCAGAATCACTTTCGCCAGTCTTTTCTACCCACGATACATCAGGCGAGAAGTTGTCCAATTCAAGGTGGGTGTAATCCAGTTCTGACTCGACCATTGCCAATGAGTTTAGATTGGCCTCCAATGGTTCGAAGGGCTCGCGGATTGGCTCTGTCCCGGACCTGTAATTATGATTCTGGATTCTTCTCAAAGAAGCAGTGTAGTTTTCCGCAGGGTTTTTCCACCCAGAATGTCCAGATTAATACAACAATGGACATCGAAAGGAGGTATTCTTGGGATTGCACAGACCTGCCTGATCCAATAAGGGCACATGAACTAGCAGATGAATATGACAGCCACTGGATATCAGAGGATGAAGTTGAGGTGCAAGCATTTTCTGGGGTAGACTATAATCAATACTTCGGTGGTGGTGTGATGTACTGGAATCCTTCTGACCATCCAGGGACGGTTTTCTCTCGCCCTCCTTCCCTTAGTTCTGATGATAGCTCATGGGCTTGGCGTGAAGCTGACATGAACAGGGCTGTCGATGATATGGttgcattttcttcttcatatagTACAAATGGTTTGACTTCACCTACTGCTTCTTTTTGTTCTCCTTTTGATCCTTTGGGATCAGGAAACCAAGCTCTTGGCTATGTTATGCCGGGGAATGAAGTACCAGGCAAGGTGCTACATTCCTCATCAACAATGACAGACACAGCAGCAGATGAGGAATCATCTGGATCTTTGGCTGATGTAAGTGGTGATGTCGAAGGGAAGATAGGAGATTCACTTCCTTATCCCATTTTGCGGCCAATCATCATTCCAAACATTTCAAGAGAAAGGTCAAGAGAGTTTAAGCGTAGTTATGATCGTAAAAGCCCATGTGTTCCTCCTACTAGGCGAGAGCAACCTCGGATAAAGCGGCCGCCATCACCCGTGGTGCTTTCTGTTCCACGTGCTCCCCGACCACCTCCACCCTCTCCTGTGAGTGATGCCAGGAAACACAGGGGCTTTCCAACTGTTCGATCTGGTAGCTCCAGCCCAAGGCACTGGGGTATGAGAGGATGGTTCCATGATGGAGCTAACTTGGAGGAAGCTTGTTTGCGCATGGATGGTGCTGAAGTTGTTTGGCCATTAAGAAGTAATAATATTTCTGGCCGCCCGTTGATTCAGCCTCTTCCTGCACCTTTGTTGCAGGATCGACTGATTGCTATTTCTCAACTAGCTCGTGATCAGGAACAT CCAGATGTTGCATTCCCCCTACAACCGCCTGAGTTGCATAACTGTCCTATGAGGAAGGCATCTCTTTCTTTGATGCACAGCCTTGTCCACGATGATATTGATTTTTTCTGCAAGCAG GTTGCTGCAGAGAATATGGCTAGGAAGTCCTACATCAATTGGGCTGTCAAGCGGGTTACAAGGTCTCTCCAGGTGCTTTGGCCCAGGTCCAGGACAAACATATTTGGTTCAACTGCAACTGGTTTGTCACTTCCAACAAGTGATGTGGACCTTGTGGTTTGTCTGCCTCCTGTGAGGAACCTG GAACCCATTAAAGAAGCTGGGATATTGGAGGGCCGTAATGGTATTAAAGAAACATGCCTTCAG CATGCCGCCAGGTATCTCGTCAATCAGGACTGGGTAAAAAATGATTCGCTCAAGACTGTGGAAAATACAGCT ATACCTATAATAATGCTTGTGGTGGAAGTTCCCCGTGATCTCATTGCCTCTTCTGCCTCCAATGTCCAATCCCCAAAAGAAGAGCCACCTCACATGTCGGGCGAGCAAGGCAGTCATGTGAATTCTAGTGTGGTTGTTTTAGAAGAATCTGCACTGCCTAAATGTTCACAGATAAATTATGATGTTACAAAGGATTCAGTATCAGTTCGTATTGACATCAGTTTCAAATCTCCGTCTCATACAGGACTCCAAACTACAGAgctg GTTAAGGATCTAACAGAGCAGTTTCCAGCTGCTGCACCTCTTGCTTTGGTACTGAAACAGTTCTTGGCAGATCGTAGCCTGGATCAGTCTTACTCTGGTGGCTTGAGTTCCTATTGTTTG GTATTACTGATTATACGTTTTCTCCAGCACGAGTATCATCTTAGCCGACCTATCAACCAA AACTTTGGAAACCTTCtgatgaattttctttatttttttgg GAATGTGTTTGATCCTCGCCAAATGCGTATATCAGTACAAGGAAGCGGTGTTTATATTAAGAGGGAAAGAGGTTGCAG CATTGACCCAATACACATTGATGATCCTCTTTTCCCAACTAATAATGTGGGGCGCAATTGCTTCCGGATACATCAGTGTATCAAG GCATTTTCAGAAGCATATTCTATTTTGGAGAATGAGCTTGCTTCTCTTCCCAGTGGTGATGGTGATTTATGTTCAAGGCCCTCATATAGAATGCTTTCTAAAATCATCCCGAGTATTGATCTATCATAG